One window of Triticum dicoccoides isolate Atlit2015 ecotype Zavitan chromosome 5A, WEW_v2.0, whole genome shotgun sequence genomic DNA carries:
- the LOC119297936 gene encoding wall-associated receptor kinase 2-like, producing MEKTTDYISAAAQVVVILMMAAALMSPLCCAAAPSPPAMGLPGCETRCGNVSVPYPFGIGPARCYRSRGFKLTCVDHGNSSKIPRLLLGDGSASAFEVVGITLENNTMRVISHGVHAINISGGSGRWSLGDNELPYKLNPWLNEFIVTGCNVQATLVGNGSLVSGCASFCAADGHGDGAIYDQATSNVRSHIGCCQSSIQAASASYGVELKRLDANLPKVSDVDLPVSVLIAEVSWFDFGQTLDDLKGLSRKADRLRVPVILWWGLAHDASANYPNSFKCPGHVARSICKSANSYCRQDSQLSLEVGGYSCQCKDGYEGNPYLTGGCQDIKECDEKEKHFCFGNCEELPGSFRCSCPEGTHGNHFMLGGCIKSTDTTTDTGNYGLIIGLSVASGPCILLLALGAFLITRDLEQRKAKALREKFFSQNRGQLLKQLVSHRADIAERMLISLGELEKATNNFDQARRLGGGGHGTVYKGILSDLHVVAIKKSNIVVKREIDEFINEVAILSQINHRNIVKLHGCCLETEVPLLTYEFISNGTLNDHLHNEERGPLPWKDRLRIMGEIGKALAYLHSAISIPVIHRDIKPSNILLDDALTAKVSDFGASRYIPVDKTGTTTAVQGTIGYLDPMYYYTGRLTENSDVYSFGVLLVELLTRKKPSLYKSPEGDGLVMQFVTLHAEGNLTEILDPQVVEEGGSAVKEVATLAALCVKLKAEDRPTMRQVEMALEALQAPKEHVQGDLIEATNEMKYVAMDTSTIQRAKRSEATRCYSLEEEFLLSARHPQ from the exons ATGGAGAAAACAACTGATTACATCTCGGCGGCAGCACAAGTGGTGGTCATACTCATGATGGCAGCGGCGCTCATGTCCCCGCTCTGCTGCGCCGCTGCTCCAAGTCCACCGGCGATGGGTCTGCCGGGCTGCGAGACCCGCTGCGGCAACGTGAGCGTGCCGTACCCCTTCGGCATAGGGCCGGCCAGGTGCTACCGCTCGCGGGGGTTCAAGCTCACCTGCGTCGACCACGGAAACAGCAGCAAGATCCCGAGGCTTCTGCTGGGTGACGGCAGCGCCAGCGCGTTCGAGGTGGTCGGCATCACGCTGGAGAACAACACGATGCGCGTCATCAGCCACGGAGTGCACGCCATAAACATAAGCGGTGGCTCCGGGCGGTGGAGCCTCGGCGACAACGAACTGCCGTACAAGCTGAACCCGTGGTTGAACGAGTTCATCGTCACGGGTTGCAATGTGCAGGCGACGCTGGTGGGGAATGGGAGCCTCGTCAGCGGCTGCGCTTCTTTCTGCGCCGCCGATGGCCATGGCGATGGCGCCATCTATGACCAGGCAACCTCCAACGTCCGCTCCCACATCGGCTGCTGCCAGTCGTCCATCCAAGCTGCCAGCGCATCCTACGGCGTGGAGCTCAAGCGGCTCGACGCCAACCTGCCCAAGGTCAGCGATGTTGATTTGCCCGTGAGCGTGCTCATCGCCGAGGTGAGCTGGTTCGACTTCGGCCAGACCCTGGACGACCTCAAAGGTCTCTCAAGGAAAGCCGATCGGCTCAGGGTCCCCGTGATTCTCTGGTGGGGGCTAGCGCACGACGCATCAGCAAATTATCCTAACTCATTCAAATGCCCCGGCCATGTAGCCCGGAGCATCTGCAAGAGCGCCAACAGCTATTGCAGGCAAGACTCGCAGTTATCTCTTGAAGTCGGAGGCTACTCGTGCCAGTGCAAAGATGGCTACGAGGGCAACCCTTACCTCACCGGAGGATGCCAAG ATATCAAAGAGTGTGATGAGAAAGAAAAACATTTCTGCTTCGGCAACTGCGAGGAACTGCCGGGATCGTTCCGGTGCAGCTGCCCGGAAGGAACCCATGGCAACCATTTCATGCTCGGTGGCTGCATCAAGTCCACGGACACAACCACAGACACAG GTAACTATGGTTTGATCATTGGTTTGTCAGTTGCTAGCGGACCATGCATTCTACTTTTGGCTCTTGGTGCGTTTCTAATCACCCGAGATCTTGAGCAACGCAAGGCGAAAGCTTTGAGAGAGAAGTTCTTTAGTCAAAATCGTGGGCAACTGTTGAAGCAGTTGGTATCTCACAGAGCAGACATAGCAGAGAGGATGCTCATCTCTTTAGGTGAGCTGGAGAAGGCTACAAACAATTTTGATCAGGCTCGTAGGCTTGGTGGTGGAGGGCATGGCACCGTCTACAAAGGGATCTTGTCGGATTTGCATGTTGTGGCTATCAAAAAGTCGAATATTGTTGTCAAGAGAGAGATCGACGAGTTCATAAATGAGGTTGCCATACTGTCACAAATCAACCATAGGAATATTGTGAAGCTCCATGGATGTTGCCTTGAGACGGAGGTCCCTTTACTTACTTACGAGTTCATTTCTAATGGAACACTCAATGACCATCTTCACAACGAAGAACGAGGACCATTGCCTTGGAAAGATAGGTTAAGGATCATGGGTGAAATAGGAAAGGCCCTTGCTTACCTTCACTCTGCTATTTCTATCCCAGTAATACATCGAGATATCAAGCCTTCCAACATACTTCTTGATGATGCCTTGACAGCAAAAGTATCAGACTTCGGAGCTTCAAGGTACATCCCTGTGGATAAAACTGGAACAACAACTGCGGTGCAAGGAACTATAGGGTACTTGGACCCTATGTATTATTATACTGGACGTCTAACAGAAAATAGTGATGTATATAGCTTTGGGGTCCTTCTTGTCGAACTGCTTACTAGGAAGAAGCCATCTTTGTACAAATCTCCCGAAGGCGATGGGCTTGTCATGCAATTTGTTACATTACATGCAGAAGGTAACTTGACCGAAATATTGGATCCACAAGTTGTAGAGGAGGGAGGTAGCGCAGTGAAAGAAGTAGCTACTTTAGCTGCTTTATGCGTAAAACTGAAAGCAGAGGATCGACCAACCATGAGGCAAGTGGAGATGGCGTTAGAAGCTCTCCAAGCACCCAAGGAGCATGTCCAGGGTGATTTGATAGAAGCAACTAATGAGATGAAATATGTAGCAATGGATACATCGACCATCCAACGAGCAAAGCGAAGCGAAGCGACCAGGTGTTATAGCTTAGAAGAAGAGTTCCTGCTGTCCGCAAGACACCCTCAATAG